One segment of Streptomyces roseifaciens DNA contains the following:
- a CDS encoding transaldolase family protein, whose amino-acid sequence MTGPLTATLDRPVRSGAPARPAVSVWIEDAGRARLTPDALRRLVHDRQVTGLACGPHVTTEELRRACAALAAAGGGPVSAGLTVRGSGDAAALLGEARVLHGLVARPDLLVCVPAAPRALPAVADMLAEGIGVHVAWIGSAARYGRVLDAFRAGLERARAAGLDLSRLHTAASVPVRRIDAVVDARLDAVGGHETAALRGRAGLATARLVRRAHRDFLASPRWRALAAAGAREPRPVWSLGGPPVRSGESDILSGLAELAAPGATVALPEDVLGALDGQPTVTPAGPAGGGADDLRHEDARRTISFLDWYGISAEDSAACIERRGLARMLPGM is encoded by the coding sequence ATGACAGGACCCCTGACCGCGACCCTCGACCGACCGGTCCGCAGCGGCGCGCCGGCCCGCCCGGCCGTGTCCGTATGGATCGAGGACGCCGGCCGCGCCCGGCTCACCCCCGACGCGCTGCGGCGGCTCGTCCACGACCGGCAGGTCACCGGCCTCGCCTGCGGCCCGCACGTCACCACGGAGGAGCTGCGCCGGGCCTGCGCCGCGCTGGCCGCCGCGGGCGGCGGCCCGGTCTCCGCCGGGCTCACCGTGCGCGGCTCCGGCGACGCCGCCGCGCTGCTGGGCGAGGCCCGCGTCCTGCACGGGCTCGTCGCCCGCCCCGACCTGCTGGTCTGCGTGCCGGCCGCGCCCCGGGCGCTGCCGGCCGTGGCGGACATGCTGGCCGAGGGCATCGGCGTGCACGTGGCCTGGATCGGCTCGGCCGCCCGCTACGGGCGCGTCCTCGACGCCTTCCGCGCCGGCCTGGAGCGCGCCCGCGCCGCCGGGCTGGACCTCTCCCGCCTGCACACCGCCGCGTCGGTGCCCGTGCGCCGGATCGACGCCGTCGTCGACGCCCGGCTGGACGCGGTCGGCGGGCACGAGACGGCGGCGCTGCGCGGCCGGGCGGGGCTCGCCACCGCCCGCCTCGTCCGCCGCGCGCACCGCGACTTCCTCGCGTCGCCGCGCTGGCGCGCCCTGGCCGCGGCCGGCGCGCGGGAGCCCCGGCCCGTCTGGTCGCTCGGCGGCCCGCCCGTCCGCTCCGGCGAAAGTGACATTCTCTCCGGGCTCGCGGAACTCGCGGCGCCGGGCGCGACCGTCGCCCTGCCCGAGGACGTCCTCGGTGCCCTCGACGGGCAGCCGACGGTAACCCCGGCCGGGCCGGCGGGCGGCGGTGCGGATGACCTGCGCCACGAGGACGCGCGACGCACCATCAGCTTCCTTGACTGGTACGGCATTTCCGCCGAGGATTCCGCGGCGTGCATCGAGCGGCGCGGTCTCGCACGAATGCTGCCGGGAATGTGA
- the pabB gene encoding aminodeoxychorismate synthase component I, protein MRTLLVDNYDSFTYNLFHYLARVNGRPPEVVRNDDPDWHPGRLAEFDNVVLSPGPGTPLREADFGICRAIAERTDLPLLGVCLGHQGIGMLHGATVSRAPRPHHGRTSPVLHDGTGLFAGLPSPFEVVRYHSLAVTDLPGVLKATAWTPDGVLMGLEHRERPQWGVQFHPESAGSHYGIELLANFRRLSEERRPADRPAVELTRPQQTLPARQPAPAPAPAPAAHRHSQPQPHPHPHPHPHPHPRRSLRVLAEQLPTRWDDETVHARLFGGGDPHDPHTFWLDSSRRDGELGRFSFMGDASGPLARVAKADVWSSTVTVRSAGGTVTDIVSGAFLEWLDRDLAATRASVPELPFDFALGWVGYLGYELKAECGSRAVHRSEEPDAYMVFADRAVVLDHATGTTHLLALAEDGAEDGRGNERDARAWLAATARLLDAAAGEETPYAGPPAPLSEARLRHDRSAYLGLIDECLEEIAAGETYEVCLTNMAEARGDLDPWEGYRYLRRFSPAPFGALLRFGDLSVLSTSPERFLRVGADGTAESRPIKGTRPRGATEQEDAALRAELLGHEKDRAENLMIVDLVRNDLGRCAETGSVDASGSFRVETYATVHQLVSTVRAVLRPDVSAVDCVRTAFPGGSMTGAPKLRTMRIIDHLENGPRGVYSGALGWFSLTGAADLSIVIRTAVVTPGRVRYGVGGAIVDLSDAAEEFEETVVKAAPLLALTAPSSSLQRRDRSRAARSASSRVVCT, encoded by the coding sequence GTGCGCACTCTGCTCGTCGACAACTACGACTCCTTCACCTACAACCTGTTCCACTACCTGGCCCGCGTGAACGGGCGGCCGCCGGAGGTCGTCCGCAACGACGACCCGGACTGGCACCCCGGCCGCCTCGCGGAGTTCGACAACGTCGTCCTCTCCCCCGGGCCCGGAACGCCGCTGCGCGAGGCCGACTTCGGGATCTGCCGCGCGATCGCCGAGCGCACCGACCTGCCGCTGCTGGGCGTGTGCCTGGGCCACCAGGGCATCGGGATGCTGCACGGCGCGACCGTGAGCCGCGCGCCGCGCCCGCACCACGGCCGCACCTCCCCCGTCCTGCACGACGGCACCGGCCTCTTCGCCGGCCTGCCCTCGCCCTTCGAGGTCGTGCGCTACCACTCCCTCGCCGTCACCGACCTGCCCGGCGTGCTGAAGGCGACGGCCTGGACGCCCGACGGGGTGCTGATGGGCCTGGAACACCGGGAGCGGCCGCAGTGGGGCGTGCAGTTCCACCCCGAGTCGGCGGGCAGCCACTACGGCATCGAGCTGCTGGCCAACTTCCGCAGGCTGTCGGAGGAGCGCCGGCCCGCGGACCGGCCCGCCGTCGAACTCACCCGGCCGCAGCAGACACTCCCGGCACGGCAACCGGCACCGGCCCCCGCCCCGGCCCCGGCCGCCCACCGACACTCCCAGCCCCAGCCCCACCCTCACCCCCATCCCCATCCCCATCCCCATCCCCGCCGCAGCCTGCGCGTCCTCGCCGAGCAGCTGCCCACCCGCTGGGACGACGAGACCGTCCACGCCCGCCTCTTCGGCGGCGGCGATCCGCACGACCCGCACACCTTCTGGCTGGACAGCAGCCGTCGTGACGGCGAGCTGGGCCGCTTCTCCTTCATGGGGGACGCCTCGGGGCCGCTCGCCCGCGTCGCGAAGGCCGACGTGTGGAGCTCGACGGTCACGGTGCGCTCCGCCGGCGGCACGGTCACCGACATCGTCTCGGGCGCGTTCCTGGAGTGGCTCGACCGCGACCTCGCCGCGACCCGCGCGAGCGTCCCGGAGCTGCCGTTCGACTTCGCGCTCGGCTGGGTGGGCTACCTGGGCTACGAGCTGAAGGCCGAGTGCGGCAGCCGGGCCGTGCACCGCTCGGAGGAGCCGGACGCGTACATGGTCTTCGCCGACCGGGCCGTCGTCCTCGACCACGCGACCGGCACCACCCACCTGCTGGCCCTGGCCGAGGACGGGGCGGAGGACGGACGCGGGAACGAGCGCGACGCCCGCGCCTGGCTGGCCGCGACCGCCCGCCTGCTCGACGCCGCGGCCGGCGAGGAGACCCCGTACGCCGGTCCCCCGGCGCCCCTGTCCGAGGCCCGCCTGCGTCACGACCGCTCCGCCTACCTGGGCCTGATCGACGAGTGCCTGGAGGAGATCGCAGCGGGCGAGACGTACGAGGTGTGCCTGACGAACATGGCCGAGGCGCGCGGCGACCTCGACCCCTGGGAGGGCTACCGGTACCTGCGCCGCTTCAGCCCGGCCCCGTTCGGCGCGCTGCTGCGCTTCGGCGACCTGTCGGTGCTGAGCACCTCGCCCGAGCGGTTCCTGCGCGTCGGCGCGGACGGCACGGCCGAGTCGCGGCCCATCAAGGGCACCCGCCCGCGCGGGGCCACGGAGCAGGAGGACGCGGCGCTGCGCGCCGAGCTCCTCGGCCACGAGAAGGACCGCGCCGAGAACCTGATGATCGTCGACCTGGTCCGCAACGACCTGGGCCGCTGTGCCGAGACCGGCAGCGTGGACGCGTCCGGGAGCTTCCGGGTGGAGACGTACGCGACGGTGCACCAGCTGGTGAGCACCGTGCGGGCCGTGCTCCGCCCGGACGTCTCGGCCGTGGACTGCGTCCGCACCGCCTTCCCCGGCGGCTCGATGACCGGCGCGCCGAAGCTGCGCACCATGCGCATCATCGACCACCTGGAGAACGGCCCGCGCGGCGTCTACTCCGGCGCCCTCGGCTGGTTCTCGCTGACCGGGGCAGCCGACCTCAGCATCGTCATCCGCACGGCCGTGGTCACTCCCGGCCGGGTCCGCTACGGGGTGGGCGGCGCGATCGTCGACCTCTCCGACGCGGCGGAGGAGTTCGAGGAGACCGTGGTGAAGGCGGCCCCGCTGCTGGCGCTGACGGCGCCGAGCAGCTCGCTCCAGCGCAGGGACCGCAGCCGCGCGGCGCGCTCGGCGAGCTCGCGCGTGGTGTGCACGTAG
- a CDS encoding methyltransferase domain-containing protein, with amino-acid sequence MQKSEQAGQARQADRARQAGQAEQAQLQSYVRSLRRSAESLHRPDRPDVFVLDGREWDLLDGVFAPPFSASTGVAMELLAAERHAAGGARSQGRQRSLLEIGCGTGVIAVTAALTGHDRVVASDISPQAARNTALNAARHGVADRVRTLCGDLFAPLGELGEDERFDTVYWHSNFVKAPEHYVYGSMHERAYVDAGYAAHRRYLAGAHDHLAPGGRVLLHFSDRGDVLGLRRTARECGRGLRVLRSLRVREGQETVEHMLLEVTAARAALRPAA; translated from the coding sequence ATGCAGAAATCAGAACAGGCGGGCCAGGCAAGACAGGCAGACCGGGCAAGGCAGGCGGGCCAGGCGGAACAGGCGCAGCTGCAGAGCTACGTGCGATCGCTGCGGCGCAGCGCGGAGTCGCTGCACCGGCCGGACCGGCCGGACGTCTTCGTCCTGGACGGCCGGGAGTGGGACCTGCTGGACGGCGTGTTCGCGCCGCCGTTCTCCGCGTCGACGGGCGTGGCCATGGAGCTGCTCGCGGCGGAGCGGCACGCCGCGGGGGGCGCGCGGAGCCAGGGAAGGCAGCGGTCCCTGCTGGAGATCGGCTGCGGCACCGGCGTCATCGCCGTGACCGCCGCCCTGACGGGCCACGACCGGGTGGTCGCCTCCGACATCAGCCCGCAGGCCGCCCGCAACACCGCCCTGAACGCCGCCCGGCACGGGGTCGCCGACCGCGTCCGCACGCTCTGCGGCGACCTGTTCGCCCCGCTCGGCGAGCTCGGCGAGGACGAGCGCTTCGACACCGTCTACTGGCACTCCAACTTCGTCAAGGCGCCGGAGCACTACGTCTACGGGTCGATGCACGAGCGCGCCTACGTCGACGCCGGGTACGCGGCCCACCGCCGCTACCTGGCCGGCGCGCACGACCACCTGGCGCCGGGCGGACGGGTCCTGCTGCACTTCAGCGACCGCGGCGACGTGCTCGGCCTGCGCCGGACGGCCCGCGAGTGCGGGCGCGGACTGCGGGTCCTGCGCAGCCTGAGGGTCCGGGAGGGGCAGGAGACGGTCGAGCACATGCTCCTCGAAGTGACGGCGGCGCGAGCGGCCCTCAGACCCGCTGCCTGA
- a CDS encoding helix-turn-helix domain-containing protein: MTRAVHSTTASAITVLRLLAEEAAPSRFEALVRDARRSGLAGAALAELEQATELALGVHSLFGRHEQREAGLTALVDTARDLTLPYDLDTLLKVISRRARRLLNFDMAYIGLLDPDGESSCIRASDGDTTALNVGLRVAGGHGLGGVVHGKAAPSWTADYLGDDRIPHSEEIDEVVRAEGLHAVMSVPLQHGDSVFGTLYGANRKIRHFAPDEIGLMRSLADLAAVAIEKARLLDSARAEVTELELDSSRARTYLTTERRLADVRSRLIDLVLDGCDLPTVAAEAAAVLDGALIVRDADGRTLAVAGDPPPSALDEADIAKAVLDAHAGRAPVRAGERAWVASAAAGSEALGALVLVPAQPPTDKEVRLLRSTAQVCATLLLIQRNTALVEGQVRDELFDELLSGRRLSARLADRARQLTVDLTQPHVVVVARPEGGPQGRAVVWASSYAYRMSGLKSVLDGSIVLLLPGSDAGATAKAVSEELTPLLHHPVTVGAAGPVTGDSAVHQAYQEALRCVDALTALGDTGGYASPGELGFLGVLLAEDHDVDGFVQSALGPVLEYDMLRLTELTHTLEVYFASGSSATAAADVLHVHPNTVYRRLERITELLGPTWQKPDRALEIQLALRLQRTRHLLSRRPDGG; encoded by the coding sequence ATGACTCGCGCCGTGCACTCCACCACGGCAAGTGCGATCACCGTGCTCCGGCTGCTGGCCGAGGAAGCCGCGCCCAGCCGCTTCGAGGCCCTCGTCCGCGACGCCCGCCGCAGCGGCCTCGCCGGCGCCGCCCTCGCCGAGCTCGAACAGGCCACGGAGCTCGCCCTCGGCGTCCACTCGCTCTTCGGCCGGCACGAGCAGCGCGAGGCCGGGCTCACCGCCCTCGTCGACACCGCCCGCGACCTCACCCTCCCCTACGACCTGGACACCCTCCTCAAGGTCATCTCGCGTCGGGCGCGCCGCCTCCTCAACTTCGACATGGCCTACATCGGCCTCCTCGACCCCGACGGCGAAAGCTCCTGCATCCGCGCCTCCGACGGCGACACCACCGCCCTCAACGTGGGCCTGCGCGTGGCAGGCGGCCACGGCCTCGGCGGCGTCGTGCACGGGAAGGCCGCGCCCTCCTGGACCGCCGACTACCTCGGCGACGACCGCATCCCCCACTCCGAGGAGATCGACGAGGTCGTCCGGGCCGAAGGCCTGCACGCCGTCATGTCCGTGCCCCTGCAGCACGGCGACTCCGTCTTCGGCACGCTCTACGGAGCCAACCGCAAGATCCGGCACTTCGCGCCCGACGAGATCGGGCTGATGCGCTCGCTCGCCGACCTCGCGGCCGTCGCCATCGAGAAGGCACGGCTCCTCGACAGCGCCCGCGCCGAGGTCACCGAGCTGGAGCTGGACAGCTCCCGCGCCCGCACCTACCTGACCACCGAACGGCGCCTCGCGGACGTCCGCAGCCGCCTCATCGACCTCGTGCTCGACGGCTGCGACCTGCCCACGGTCGCCGCCGAGGCGGCAGCCGTCCTCGACGGCGCGCTGATCGTCCGCGACGCCGACGGGCGCACCCTCGCCGTCGCCGGCGACCCGCCCCCGTCCGCGCTCGACGAGGCCGACATCGCCAAGGCCGTCCTCGACGCCCACGCCGGGCGGGCGCCGGTCCGGGCCGGGGAGCGCGCCTGGGTCGCCTCCGCCGCGGCCGGGTCCGAGGCCCTCGGGGCGCTCGTCCTCGTCCCCGCGCAGCCGCCCACCGACAAGGAAGTACGGCTGCTGCGCTCGACCGCCCAGGTCTGCGCGACCCTCCTGCTCATCCAGCGCAACACCGCCCTCGTCGAGGGCCAGGTCCGCGACGAGCTCTTCGACGAACTCCTCTCCGGCCGCCGGCTCTCCGCACGGCTCGCCGACCGCGCTCGGCAGCTCACCGTCGACCTCACCCAGCCGCACGTCGTGGTCGTCGCCCGGCCCGAAGGCGGGCCCCAGGGCCGGGCCGTCGTCTGGGCCTCCTCGTACGCCTACCGGATGTCCGGGCTCAAGAGCGTGCTCGACGGCAGCATCGTGCTCCTGCTGCCCGGCAGCGACGCCGGGGCCACCGCCAAGGCCGTCTCCGAGGAGCTCACGCCGCTCCTGCACCACCCGGTGACGGTCGGGGCCGCGGGGCCCGTGACGGGGGACAGCGCGGTCCACCAGGCCTACCAGGAGGCCCTGCGCTGCGTGGACGCCCTGACCGCCCTCGGCGACACCGGAGGCTACGCCTCGCCCGGCGAACTCGGCTTCCTCGGCGTGCTGCTCGCCGAGGACCACGACGTCGACGGCTTCGTCCAGTCGGCGCTCGGCCCCGTCCTCGAGTACGACATGCTCCGCCTGACCGAGCTCACCCACACGCTGGAGGTCTACTTCGCCTCCGGCAGCAGCGCGACCGCCGCCGCGGACGTCCTCCACGTCCACCCCAACACCGTCTACCGGCGCCTGGAACGCATCACGGAACTCCTCGGCCCCACCTGGCAGAAGCCGGACCGTGCCCTGGAGATCCAGCTGGCGCTGCGGCTGCAACGCACGCGGCATCTGCTGAGCCGGCGGCCGGACGGGGGGTAG
- a CDS encoding transposase has product MAGPGVPDDLVAEMAEVLFRSLRRSDQRSKGEQYLHGLLTASGRKTIQNIAGAVGAPGGQQSLHHFICSSTWHWNPLREALGRYMEGIAPARAWVVRQLVIPKRGEHSVGVRRQFDPELGETVNAQRAFGVWLASGAMTVPVHWRLFLPDGADGADGADGADEQGAGIPASALRAETADESATGTVLDDLRKWKLPRRPVVLDVPTTRVGPAVRRFAEAGLPVLARVCGTARLVVADPALPGHGLGPVPALRILQGVRGLRRPIAGAGLVAAVPVALPVGHGRLSAGGQRPGLLLGEWRDPEGAPERIWLTDMVRTPVGELARLARLAHDTAADCEEVGARVGLRDFKGRSFPGWHRHMTLSSAAYAVASLTSAYALTGEALYA; this is encoded by the coding sequence ATGGCGGGGCCGGGGGTTCCCGACGACCTCGTCGCCGAGATGGCCGAGGTGCTGTTCCGGTCGCTGCGCCGCAGCGACCAGCGCAGCAAGGGCGAGCAGTACCTGCACGGGCTGCTCACCGCGAGCGGCCGCAAGACCATCCAGAACATCGCGGGCGCCGTCGGGGCGCCCGGCGGCCAGCAGAGCCTGCACCACTTCATCTGCAGCTCCACCTGGCACTGGAACCCGCTGCGCGAGGCCCTCGGCCGCTACATGGAGGGCATCGCGCCCGCCCGCGCCTGGGTCGTACGGCAACTCGTCATCCCCAAGCGGGGCGAGCACTCGGTCGGCGTGCGCCGGCAGTTCGACCCCGAGCTGGGCGAGACGGTCAACGCGCAGCGCGCGTTCGGGGTGTGGCTCGCCTCCGGCGCGATGACCGTGCCGGTGCACTGGCGGCTCTTCCTGCCCGACGGGGCCGACGGGGCCGACGGGGCCGACGGGGCCGACGAGCAGGGCGCCGGCATCCCGGCGTCGGCGCTGCGCGCAGAGACCGCGGACGAGAGCGCCACGGGCACGGTCCTCGACGACCTGCGGAAGTGGAAGCTCCCGCGCCGGCCCGTCGTGCTGGACGTGCCCACGACGCGGGTCGGGCCCGCGGTGCGGCGCTTCGCCGAGGCGGGCCTGCCGGTGCTGGCCCGCGTGTGCGGCACGGCGCGCCTGGTCGTGGCCGACCCGGCGCTGCCGGGCCACGGCCTGGGGCCCGTTCCCGCCCTGCGGATCCTGCAGGGCGTACGGGGCCTGCGCCGCCCGATCGCGGGGGCCGGGCTGGTGGCGGCGGTTCCGGTGGCGCTGCCCGTGGGGCACGGGCGGCTGTCGGCGGGCGGGCAGCGGCCCGGGCTGCTGCTGGGCGAGTGGCGCGACCCGGAGGGAGCGCCCGAGCGGATCTGGCTGACGGACATGGTCCGCACGCCCGTCGGCGAACTGGCGCGGCTGGCCCGCCTCGCCCACGACACGGCGGCGGACTGCGAGGAGGTCGGCGCGCGCGTGGGCCTCCGCGACTTCAAGGGCCGCTCCTTCCCCGGCTGGCACCGCCACATGACCCTGTCCTCGGCGGCGTACGCAGTCGCGTCCCTGACCTCGGCCTACGCCCTCACAGGCGAGGCCCTGTACGCCTGA
- a CDS encoding LysE family translocator: MVSTQALVGIAAVELGMVLTPGPNMIYLVSRSITQGRRAGLVSLLGVAVGFFVYLLAAVAGLATLFSLVPAVYTALKLAGAAYLAYLAWKTLKPGGVSAFDPKPLPPDPARKLFTMGLVTNLLNPKIAILFISVLPQFIDPDRGSVAGQSLVLGLTLIAVAVTGNALIAMSAGSIAGFLRRRPRWLRMQRYVMGTVLAGISVRVATT; encoded by the coding sequence ATGGTCAGCACTCAGGCGCTGGTGGGCATAGCCGCCGTAGAACTCGGCATGGTCCTCACCCCCGGCCCCAACATGATCTACCTGGTGTCCCGTTCGATCACGCAGGGGCGGCGGGCCGGGCTCGTCTCCCTGCTGGGCGTCGCGGTGGGCTTCTTCGTCTACCTGCTCGCCGCCGTCGCCGGCCTCGCCACGCTCTTCAGCCTCGTGCCCGCCGTCTACACGGCCCTCAAACTGGCCGGCGCCGCCTATCTGGCCTACCTCGCGTGGAAGACCCTCAAGCCCGGCGGGGTCTCCGCGTTCGACCCGAAGCCGCTGCCGCCGGACCCGGCGCGCAAGCTCTTCACGATGGGCCTGGTCACCAACCTCCTCAACCCGAAGATCGCCATCCTCTTCATCTCCGTGCTGCCGCAGTTCATCGACCCGGACCGGGGCTCCGTGGCCGGGCAGAGCCTCGTCCTCGGCCTCACCCTGATCGCCGTCGCCGTCACCGGCAACGCCCTGATCGCCATGAGCGCCGGCTCCATCGCGGGCTTCCTGCGCCGCCGGCCGCGGTGGCTGCGGATGCAGCGGTACGTGATGGGCACGGTCCTGGCGGGCATCTCGGTACGGGTCGCTACGACCTGA
- a CDS encoding NAD(P)H-binding protein — translation MTNTASENTVSENAAVQTATPHHDVLVLGATGKTGRRVVGALRAAGVTARAASRSGEVRFDWTERATWAAALEGASAVYLIAPDEGYEAVPVFVRQAVEAGVRRFVVLSGRGIEHVGPDFGQGMAVAEEAVRGSGAEWAVVRANNFSQNFSEDLWWQPVREGRLGLPIGDVPEPFVDADDIAEVAAALLTRSSAEHTDDVYEVSGPRGLTFGEAVATIARATGREIAYVELTPEEYRAELLAAGLPEAAATALNALFALHRAGHTAEPADGVRRVLGREAADFGAYVTKIAATGAWARVE, via the coding sequence ATGACGAACACGGCTTCCGAGAACACAGTCTCCGAGAACGCAGCTGTCCAGACCGCGACGCCCCACCACGACGTCCTCGTCCTCGGTGCGACCGGCAAGACCGGCCGCCGGGTGGTCGGCGCCCTCCGTGCCGCCGGCGTGACCGCCCGGGCCGCCTCCCGCTCCGGCGAGGTCCGCTTCGACTGGACCGAACGCGCCACGTGGGCCGCCGCCCTCGAAGGGGCCTCGGCCGTCTACCTCATCGCCCCGGACGAGGGGTACGAGGCGGTGCCCGTCTTCGTCCGGCAGGCCGTCGAGGCGGGCGTGCGCCGGTTCGTGGTCCTCTCCGGGCGCGGGATCGAGCACGTCGGGCCGGACTTCGGGCAGGGCATGGCCGTCGCCGAGGAGGCCGTCCGCGGCTCCGGCGCCGAGTGGGCGGTCGTCCGGGCGAACAACTTCAGCCAGAACTTCAGCGAGGACCTGTGGTGGCAGCCGGTCCGCGAGGGGCGTCTCGGACTGCCGATCGGGGACGTGCCCGAGCCGTTCGTCGACGCGGACGACATCGCCGAGGTGGCGGCGGCGCTGCTCACGCGCAGCAGCGCCGAGCACACCGACGACGTGTACGAGGTCTCCGGGCCGCGCGGGCTGACCTTCGGCGAGGCCGTCGCGACGATCGCCCGCGCCACGGGGCGGGAGATCGCCTACGTGGAGCTGACGCCGGAGGAGTACCGCGCCGAACTGCTCGCGGCGGGACTGCCCGAGGCGGCCGCGACGGCCCTGAACGCGCTCTTCGCCCTGCACCGCGCAGGTCACACGGCCGAGCCCGCCGACGGGGTGCGGCGCGTCCTGGGCCGCGAGGCCGCCGACTTCGGTGCGTACGTCACGAAAATCGCCGCCACGGGGGCGTGGGCCCGGGTTGAATGA
- a CDS encoding AraC family transcriptional regulator has translation MDPFDDLLRGVRANGAVFGGSVLSPPWALRFTDGAFLTLCAPLRGEGWLVPAEGAPRRLSAGETAIVRGPEPFVFTDDPSSPEGAAGPVREVSCGGPDADGGGVDGRTVLMAGAYRVPGEVPRRLLQVLPPVLVVPDDHDCTSMRGYLESQLTAGLPGRQIVVDRLLDWLLVCTLRDWFDRPEAASPAWYGALGDEVVGPVLRAMHEAPHRAWTLASLAAVAGVSRSTFAKRFHELLGEPPLAYLTEWRMTLAVDLLGEPGATLASVARRVGYADPFGFSTAFKRVRGVSPSAYRAGRKAVDQPVFAG, from the coding sequence ATGGACCCTTTCGATGATCTGTTGCGGGGCGTGCGTGCCAACGGTGCGGTGTTCGGAGGGTCGGTGCTGTCGCCGCCGTGGGCGCTGCGCTTCACCGATGGTGCCTTCCTGACCTTGTGTGCACCGCTGCGCGGCGAGGGCTGGCTCGTCCCGGCAGAGGGTGCGCCGCGGCGGCTGTCCGCGGGCGAGACGGCGATCGTGCGGGGGCCGGAGCCGTTCGTCTTCACGGACGACCCGTCCTCGCCGGAGGGCGCCGCCGGCCCGGTGCGGGAGGTGTCCTGCGGCGGCCCGGACGCGGACGGCGGGGGCGTGGACGGGCGGACGGTGCTCATGGCGGGCGCCTACCGAGTGCCGGGGGAGGTGCCGCGCCGGCTGCTGCAGGTGCTGCCGCCCGTGCTCGTCGTCCCGGACGACCACGACTGCACGTCGATGCGCGGGTATCTGGAGTCGCAGCTGACCGCGGGCCTGCCCGGGCGGCAGATCGTGGTGGACCGGCTGCTGGACTGGCTGCTGGTGTGCACGCTGCGGGACTGGTTCGACCGGCCCGAGGCGGCGTCGCCCGCCTGGTACGGGGCGCTGGGGGACGAGGTCGTGGGCCCCGTCCTGCGTGCGATGCACGAGGCGCCGCACCGGGCGTGGACGCTGGCCTCGCTGGCGGCGGTCGCGGGCGTGTCGCGCTCCACGTTCGCCAAGCGCTTCCACGAGCTGCTCGGGGAGCCGCCACTGGCGTACCTCACGGAGTGGCGGATGACGCTGGCCGTGGACCTGCTCGGCGAGCCGGGGGCCACGCTGGCGTCGGTCGCCCGCCGGGTGGGATATGCCGATCCGTTCGGATTCAGCACGGCGTTCAAGCGGGTCCGGGGGGTGAGTCCGAGTGCGTACCGGGCCGGACGGAAAGCGGTTGATCAGCCGGTTTTCGCGGGCTGA
- a CDS encoding PLP-dependent cysteine synthase family protein, with protein sequence MDKAGDIDNPVPPSPPSLLLSARPEPLESPYPPGSLDGATVDHAALEDRYPVYAKFGQELGNTPLIELPGPDGGATVLAKCEWENPAGSIKDRVAYALLGSALQQHGDRPLDELRVLEYSGGNLANALSHLCAELGIRSRFVLSSASPRSLLDTLAGRGARVDLVDKERGFLDVVREALRIAAEEPEWTLLYQHRNPANVLLQERTTGAELAAQLGGRVPDAWVASIGTGGTLVGVLRALRARFPAVRAVGVTPAELPYGSEQPPNGQRKYAGSGGMGHGIRQPFVTLHDDEVEHRTVSYPRAFAAMGEFHDLTGLRIGSSAAANWLAAKETAAALPPSATVVTVLPDAGTPEEWEQLGR encoded by the coding sequence GTGGATAAGGCCGGCGACATCGACAACCCCGTACCCCCCTCACCCCCTTCCCTGTTGCTCTCCGCCCGTCCCGAGCCCCTGGAATCGCCATACCCGCCCGGCAGCCTGGACGGGGCCACGGTGGACCACGCGGCCCTGGAGGACCGGTACCCGGTCTACGCGAAGTTCGGGCAGGAACTCGGGAACACCCCCCTGATCGAACTGCCGGGCCCGGACGGCGGAGCGACCGTGCTCGCCAAGTGCGAGTGGGAGAACCCGGCCGGTTCCATCAAGGACCGCGTCGCCTACGCCCTGCTCGGCAGCGCCCTGCAGCAGCACGGCGACCGCCCGCTCGACGAGCTCCGCGTCCTGGAGTACTCCGGCGGAAACCTCGCGAACGCCCTCTCCCACCTCTGCGCGGAACTGGGCATCCGCTCCCGCTTCGTCCTGTCCTCGGCGAGCCCCCGCAGCCTCCTCGACACCCTCGCCGGGCGCGGCGCGCGCGTCGACCTCGTCGACAAGGAGCGCGGCTTCCTCGACGTGGTGCGCGAGGCCCTGCGCATCGCCGCCGAGGAGCCCGAGTGGACCCTGCTCTACCAGCACCGCAACCCCGCCAACGTCCTGCTGCAGGAGCGCACCACCGGTGCGGAGCTCGCCGCGCAGCTCGGCGGCCGCGTCCCTGACGCCTGGGTGGCCTCCATCGGGACCGGCGGGACCCTCGTCGGCGTCCTGCGGGCGCTGCGCGCACGCTTCCCCGCCGTCCGGGCCGTCGGCGTCACCCCCGCCGAGCTGCCTTACGGGAGCGAGCAGCCGCCCAACGGGCAGCGCAAGTACGCCGGTTCCGGCGGCATGGGGCACGGCATCCGGCAGCCGTTCGTGACGCTCCACGACGACGAGGTCGAGCACCGCACGGTGTCCTACCCGCGCGCCTTCGCCGCCATGGGGGAGTTCCACGACCTCACCGGCCTGCGCATCGGCAGTTCGGCCGCCGCCAACTGGCTCGCCGCGAAGGAGACGGCCGCCGCGCTGCCGCCCTCGGCGACGGTCGTCACCGTGCTTCCCGACGCCGGGACGCCCGAGGAGTGGGAGCAGCTCGGACGATGA